One window of Syngnathus acus chromosome 16, fSynAcu1.2, whole genome shotgun sequence genomic DNA carries:
- the LOC119135976 gene encoding endoribonuclease ZC3H12A, whose protein sequence is MDPPISSLSSGPGEGLELQLRADFFRKLGYSTAEVDAALSKLGHCADTNATLEELVRIRNVAPGKDHQEELKEDRGEVSRPVRIEDKKAAQSDLRPIVIDGSNVAMSHGNSEVFSCRGIQLAVDFFLQRGHAAITVFVPSWRKEKSRPDAAVKDPHILMELERQKRVVFTPSRRVDGKLVVCYDDRYIVKLAYESDGVIVSNDTYRDLQAENPQWKQCIQERLLMYSFVNDKFMPPDDPRGRHGPNLDNLLSTKPLPSEQKRQLCPYDKKCTYGMKCKYYHPERANRSYLSLADQLREKAQLSPVKEDIHSPRSMPDLHPPKLNMLEHQWSSHHPAQASKNKVIYWEGPSLAPSSGHQEYSGPSSAHEYLDSGLGSSISQHSDVYLGNPHRLESAEPRPSCGCHGNWDSAGPFSFPAGAAQNHGAPSAYWSDPFCALPQVPGPLGSPQHHSFGSSCLRRRQQQQHPACTQQHLDPQRLELCKKLQAIFSPQQVATVMRMFPHVTNAEKLAAEIVNQKTLSGMFL, encoded by the exons ATGGACCCGCCCATCTCCAGCTTGAGCTCAGGCCCCGGAGAGGGCCTGGAGCTCCAGCTCCGAGCGGACTTCTTCCGCAAGTTGGGTTACTCCACGGCAGAGGTCGACGCGGCGCTGTCCAAGCTGGGCCACTGCGCCGACACCAACGCCACGCTGGAGGAGCTGGTTCGGATCCGCAACGTGGCACCCGGCAAAGATCACCAAGAAGAGCTCAAGGAGGATCGGGGCGAAGTGTCCAGACCTGTCAGAATTGAGGACAAGAAGGCTGCGCAGTCCGACTTGAGGCCCATCGTTATTGACGGCAGCAACGTTGCCATGAG TCACGGCAACAGCGAAGTGTTCTCATGCCGAGGCATCCAACTGGCGGTCGACTTCTTCCTGCAGAGAGGACACGCGGCCATTACGGTGTTTGTTCCATCTTGGCGGAAAGAGAAGAGCCGCCCCGACGCGGCCGTAAAGG ATCCACACATCCTGATGGAGCTGGAGAGGCAGAAACGCGTGGTGTTCACCCCGTCGCGGCGCGTGGATGGCAAGTTGGTGGTGTGCTACGACGACCGCTACATCGTCAAGTTGGCGTACGAGTCGGACGGCGTGATCGTGTCCAACGACACCTACCGCGACCTGCAGGCAGAAAACCCCCAGTGGAAGCAATGCATCCAGGAGAGGCTCCTCATGTACTCCTTTGTCAACGACAA ATTCATGCCTCCAGATGATCCTCGAGGCCGTCACGGTCCCAATCTTGACAACTTACTCAGTACAAAGCCACTGCCGTCTGAACAAAAGAGACAACTGTGTCCATATG ACAAAAAGTGCACTTATGGCATGAAATGTAAGTACTACCATCCAGAGCGGGCCAACCGGTCCTATCTCTCCTTGGCTGACCAACTGAGAGAAAAAGCCCAGTTATCGCCCGTGAAGGAGGATATACACTCGCCACGGTCAATGCCCGACCTCCATCCGCCCAAACTCAACATGTTGGAGCATCAGTGGTCTTCTCACCACCCCGCTCAGGcgagcaaaaacaaagtcatcTACTGGGAAGGTCCAAGTCTTGCTCCGTCTTCTGGACACCAAGAGTATTCTGGACCCAGTTCGGCTCATGAGTACTTGGACTCCGGCCTGGGCTCCTCCATAAGTCAGCACTCTGATGTCTACCTCGGAAACCCGCACAGGCTCGAAAGCGCTGAACCCAGACCGTCCTGCGGGTGCCACGGAAACTGGGACTCTGCGGGTCCGTTCTCATTCCCGGCTGGCGCGGCGCAGAACCACGGTGCGCCCTCGGCTTACTGGTCGGATCCTTTTTGTGCGTTGCCCCAAGTTCCGGGCCCACTGGGCTCCCCGCAGCACCACAGCTTTGGTTCCTCCTGCTtgaggcggcggcagcagcagcagcaccccGCCTGCACCCAGCAGCACTTGGACCCCCAAAGACTCGAACTCTGCAAGAAACTGCAGGCCATTTTCAGCCCTCAACAGGTGGCTACGGTGATGCGCATGTTCCCGCACGTGACAAACGCAGAGAAACTGGCCGCCGAGATCGTCAACCAGAAGACTCTGAGTGGCATGTTCCTCTAA